The Pseudomonas azadiae genome contains a region encoding:
- a CDS encoding PIN domain-containing protein, with protein MRCSPFTAVYDACVLYPAALRDLLMWLGLSGLYRARWTRQIHGEWKRNVLKNRPDVTTDQVDKISALMDKAIPDALVTGYGDLCSSLDLPDPDDRHVLAAAIRSKAEVIVTFNLKDFPVHVLAAYDIEPMHPDDFISDLWDLDQAAVLAAVQKQRRALARPSMNGEGYLEMLMRQGLVQTSKLLGPYEVML; from the coding sequence ATGAGGTGTTCGCCGTTCACTGCGGTTTACGACGCCTGTGTTCTCTACCCCGCGGCTCTCAGGGATTTGTTGATGTGGCTTGGTTTATCCGGGCTGTACCGGGCGCGGTGGACCCGACAGATTCATGGGGAGTGGAAGCGTAACGTCCTCAAAAACCGACCTGATGTCACTACCGACCAAGTAGATAAAATTTCGGCGTTGATGGACAAGGCTATACCGGATGCGTTGGTGACGGGTTACGGAGACTTGTGTTCAAGCTTGGATTTGCCTGACCCGGATGATCGTCACGTACTGGCGGCGGCGATCCGGAGTAAGGCGGAAGTCATCGTGACTTTCAATTTGAAAGACTTTCCAGTGCATGTGCTCGCGGCTTATGACATAGAACCGATGCATCCCGACGATTTTATCTCGGACCTTTGGGATTTGGATCAGGCGGCCGTGTTGGCTGCAGTGCAGAAGCAAAGGCGCGCACTAGCGAGGCCGTCGATGAATGGTGAAGGGTATCTCGAGATGTTGATGCGGCAGGGGCTAGTGCAGACCAGTAAGCTGCTTGGGCCCTATGAAGTAATGTTGTAG
- a CDS encoding helix-turn-helix domain-containing protein: MITHHLPKTIPPLEKEVEAAVQGQRELASLLSTKFETQRIDIFDKEDKPHTLVLPTSALRLLVDILGELALGNAVKVVPVHAELTSQEAADLLNVSRPHLVKMLEEGAIPFTKTGRHRRIRFSDLMAFKQQRDAESQEAMEELVRQTRELGLGYDE; this comes from the coding sequence ATGATCACCCATCACCTCCCTAAAACAATTCCTCCGCTGGAAAAGGAAGTCGAAGCCGCCGTGCAAGGCCAACGCGAACTGGCCTCGTTGCTATCGACCAAATTCGAAACCCAACGCATCGACATTTTCGACAAAGAAGACAAGCCCCACACTCTCGTGCTCCCCACATCCGCGCTGCGCCTGCTGGTCGATATTTTGGGTGAGCTGGCGCTGGGCAATGCCGTCAAAGTTGTCCCCGTCCATGCTGAATTAACTTCCCAGGAAGCTGCCGACCTGCTTAACGTTTCACGCCCGCATTTGGTCAAAATGCTGGAAGAAGGCGCCATTCCTTTTACGAAGACGGGGCGTCATCGACGTATTCGGTTTTCGGATTTGATGGCGTTCAAGCAGCAGCGCGATGCAGAAAGCCAAGAGGCGATGGAGGAGTTGGTGCGGCAGACCCGGGAGTTGGGATTGGGGTACGACGAATGA
- a CDS encoding S-type pyocin domain-containing protein, with the protein MSERFYPLTEEEQRRQRILTPQPSCVPYSPAIDLSEPSPAPAPTPAKPPGCVFIKPCQLPDGFTRYADPTGYVPMELVKEYAHFSLLGGREVDGRGAVALRKIGGSALPAGLGQLALRSAVWESAATAVGSVAGGLLTGLVALAWPSELGDSALYSEEQLRSMARARSQMRLHIEQREDGTLKGYGFYTGNHPTWQMIDVVQFQRRGEQFVADLGEGVELIWTPAVDPQDTLGIPALEAAPQAPVIWIYPPTEKAAQILVNPVYPPEYRDFILVFPVEAGVRSLYLVVNKPRKGLRNPDHDYFPAPETEDITGFPGLIAQKPVTRRKNGAGLRERWIDAKGRKIFEWDAKKGELEVYRNSDLEHLGAFDPYTAERRGPADPKRRIYR; encoded by the coding sequence ATGTCAGAACGCTTTTACCCCCTTACCGAAGAAGAACAACGCAGGCAACGAATCCTGACGCCGCAACCGTCGTGCGTGCCCTATTCGCCAGCGATTGATTTATCCGAGCCCTCCCCTGCCCCGGCACCCACGCCAGCCAAACCTCCCGGTTGCGTCTTCATCAAGCCCTGCCAACTGCCGGACGGTTTCACCCGGTACGCAGACCCCACCGGTTATGTCCCGATGGAGCTGGTCAAGGAGTACGCCCATTTCAGCCTGTTGGGTGGGCGCGAGGTGGACGGACGAGGCGCGGTGGCGTTGCGCAAGATCGGCGGCAGCGCATTGCCCGCGGGCTTGGGGCAGTTGGCGTTGCGTTCAGCAGTGTGGGAGTCGGCGGCGACTGCCGTCGGGTCTGTCGCCGGTGGCCTGTTGACCGGTTTGGTGGCGCTGGCCTGGCCGTCCGAGTTGGGTGACAGCGCGCTCTACAGTGAGGAGCAGTTGCGCTCGATGGCGCGGGCGCGGTCACAGATGCGTTTGCATATCGAACAACGCGAGGACGGTACGCTCAAGGGCTATGGGTTTTATACCGGCAATCATCCGACCTGGCAGATGATTGATGTGGTGCAGTTCCAACGCCGTGGCGAGCAGTTTGTGGCGGATTTGGGTGAGGGTGTCGAGCTGATCTGGACGCCTGCCGTTGATCCGCAGGACACGCTGGGTATTCCGGCATTGGAGGCTGCACCGCAAGCGCCGGTCATCTGGATTTACCCGCCGACGGAGAAAGCCGCGCAGATTCTGGTGAACCCGGTGTATCCGCCGGAGTATCGGGATTTTATTCTGGTGTTCCCGGTGGAGGCGGGGGTTCGGTCATTGTATCTGGTGGTTAACAAGCCAAGGAAAGGGCTAAGAAACCCAGACCATGATTACTTCCCTGCCCCCGAAACCGAAGACATAACAGGCTTCCCTGGTCTTATTGCCCAAAAGCCTGTGACACGAAGAAAAAACGGAGCGGGCTTACGTGAACGATGGATAGACGCAAAAGGACGAAAAATTTTTGAATGGGATGCCAAGAAAGGCGAACTGGAAGTCTATCGAAACAGTGATTTGGAACACCTCGGCGCATTTGACCCTTACACCGCCGAACGTCGAGGACCGGCGGATCCAAAACGCCGAATTTACAGATAA
- a CDS encoding colicin E3-like toxin immunity protein, which produces MVMKIRLRWYEKHSNDLKADEYSVDIEDSDSVFEALGLGGETAIYADVFDMLPDWTMIIQPYFQHMIEPDRLDYQISFRYQGAWPPPPKQPKTRT; this is translated from the coding sequence ATGGTAATGAAAATCAGATTGCGGTGGTACGAAAAACACAGCAATGACTTGAAGGCAGATGAGTATTCAGTGGATATCGAGGACTCGGACAGTGTTTTTGAAGCGTTGGGTTTAGGCGGGGAAACCGCGATATATGCCGATGTATTCGACATGCTGCCTGACTGGACAATGATTATTCAGCCGTATTTCCAGCACATGATTGAACCCGACCGCCTCGACTACCAGATTTCCTTCCGTTACCAAGGCGCGTGGCCACCTCCTCCAAAGCAACCTAAGACGAGGACCTGA
- a CDS encoding c-type cytochrome, protein MKYALFTLALMFNTHAAFAAGDAEAGAKLFTKACGGCHSVGEDARGGFGPQLNGIIGRPAGTTTDYQYSDAMKNSGVVWTRDKLAAYIEAPKKVVSGTRMIFWGISDQQKIENILAYLETFQPK, encoded by the coding sequence ATGAAGTACGCCTTGTTCACCCTCGCCCTGATGTTCAACACCCACGCGGCCTTTGCCGCCGGCGATGCCGAGGCGGGCGCCAAGCTCTTCACCAAGGCCTGCGGTGGCTGCCACAGTGTCGGCGAAGATGCGCGCGGTGGTTTCGGGCCGCAGCTCAACGGCATCATCGGCCGGCCCGCGGGGACTACCACGGATTACCAGTATTCCGACGCGATGAAAAACTCTGGTGTGGTCTGGACCCGCGACAAACTGGCCGCCTACATTGAAGCGCCGAAGAAGGTGGTAAGCGGCACGCGGATGATCTTCTGGGGGATCAGTGATCAGCAGAAGATTGAAAACATATTGGCGTATCTTGAGACGTTTCAGCCGAAATAA
- a CDS encoding response regulator yields the protein MAQPSILVLEDDEIIRALMVDVLEDFGAVVTSFPSADEGMIYLEREDDPVDLIVSDIQMPGLLNGYDLSRVVAHRWPSVRVLLTSGNTKMAEQLGGSVRFLPKPWSTEHLIECVQMALAQQGLPLH from the coding sequence ATGGCTCAGCCATCGATTTTAGTACTGGAAGATGACGAGATCATTCGCGCATTAATGGTGGACGTATTGGAGGATTTCGGTGCGGTAGTGACGTCTTTTCCTTCGGCGGATGAGGGGATGATTTACCTGGAACGCGAGGATGACCCTGTCGACCTGATTGTCAGCGATATTCAAATGCCGGGTTTACTCAATGGCTATGACTTAAGCCGAGTGGTCGCCCACCGCTGGCCATCGGTGCGGGTGTTGTTGACTTCCGGGAATACCAAAATGGCCGAGCAGTTGGGTGGCTCCGTACGGTTCCTGCCCAAACCCTGGAGCACCGAGCATTTAATCGAGTGCGTGCAGATGGCGCTCGCCCAGCAAGGCTTGCCCCTGCATTGA